The Ricinus communis isolate WT05 ecotype wild-type chromosome 8, ASM1957865v1, whole genome shotgun sequence sequence atctttaattacttttacagagtttataatttaataaataatttttacagactttacttaaaaatatttttatggacattgatagatttttattgattttcacagactattatttaataattttacttttattattttcttcattcttttctGTTTACTTTAAACATTATTCCACATATAATGTTATATACAAAATAACCGACCTTATTTCATTGTTGTATTAAATTCATTACAGTTTTTTTTCATCTCACAACATgaatactaataattatttttaaatgaaattatcatATATTACAATTTGTCTCCAATTAAACCACCAAATTTATGTCATacttgttatattttatttattacttatttgataaatacgtaaatcaataataatcatgtttactaaattatttgataaatatttaaaccgACAATTATGTTTaccaatagaaaaaattatccaaataatcttcctaataaaatttagaggTCTATACAGggtggggttgtttactcaaaataatttattaaatgtttcattttaaattcatattttttataggcccttttaaaattaaattaaaaacttttaattaatcttttgtATGTGTGACtacaagaaaatattattattaaataatttttaacttctaaagtttgataatttcttatatcttttaagaTGAAGAATACAATAAAGAGAAATGAATATGATAATGCAGAaaaatgtgaaaaaaaaaaaaagaaagagagtttaaaaaaaaaaactattgaAATCTTAATAAAAAGTGAAAGAGAAATCTTGAGAATTTTTATACATAACAATGCATAAAAAGtcattaaaagtatataaacgttcatgtctataaaagtcaattactttttaaatactagcttacttttaaaaactttataaacatTGTAATTGAATATCTCCTAATTTTTAAAGACTTTAAAGTTTATATTGAATACCTCATTACTTATACAAagcttttcaaaattattattaaatacacCTTGACTTTTAAACTCCATCAAAATCTTTAAAAGTCTTAATTGAATATACCTTCCTAAATCAATTATCGGTTGTTGATTGTAAAGTTTTACCAAGCAgatttagttaatataattgttGAGTGAGAAACAACTAACAACTGCACAAAACCTTTAAACCAAACACCAATTAAAAGCTGCATGCACCATCTAATTATAATtgtgttattatttaattacagATACTGTTGATTCAGAGCTCAATTGCAATaccattaataaaaatatatgcatctaaaattatttaaatttgaacaTTAACAAGttaaattatctaaatttatacgaaatgcacaaaaataaaaagtctctttatccaaaaaatatttaattattgttatcccaaataatgataatgacTTGAATATATTTTGGATATCTCAACTTAAAtagaatattagaaataaaagacttaattttatcatttttaaaatatttgctatattttatcttattaaaaataaaataaatcattgtGTATGAgttcttaaattaaattaatactaattttacaatatttataaatctttaatttttgtgtaataatatattaaatttatttattgctaGCTATGAAAAATctgtataaattttataaggtCTAAATAGATAAATTAGTAAATGAATTTACTATAACTTAAGGATTTTGccattattttaatactaaaaaaaattatgatgataaatttaataatatataatatttttatctttttaagtgATAACGAGTTAAATGCTTAATATTCACATACAATgcatgtaaataaaaaaaaattactttcttcgttgtaaaaatataatcaacttttaattaaatgtgGATTAGactttcattaaatttattaataaagttacaaagctataattttaatttattttttaaataataagaacaagtATATCactaattgaaaaaagaaattgatttgtctttatattttgatcaaatagctaatttattttaaacatatttttatttaatataataacaattaatgttaattttacaacttttcaattaatttgatagTGATGAATTAGAATAGTTGTATTTAtgtgatattatatttatataaatataatttaatgattataaaataaatatagatatcaatatattaatatagaaattaaaatatagtttaacttattactatatttttgagataaaagacaattatatatatatatatatatatatatatatatatatatatatatatatataaagaggtgcaaaaatatatattaaaattaaaatcaaaataataagtattataaattagaaattttagttattaaaagatatttttaaaattaaaattttaatttattaattaaatcactgtatcaattttatttaaaattattttaatttattaatgtataaataataacaagtCAAATGTGCAACGGGGTTGGCAAAAACTAGTATATGTAAAAGCACAAAGAATTTTTGAAGTGAGCAAAATAtctttactaattttattctagctttatatataattagtaattagttttttctaatcttaatatatatatatatatatatatatatatatatatatatatatatatatatatatatatatatatgatggagttcaaataactcaatcacgAAATTTTacgaaaattgaaaataagaagTCAAAAGTATATagtacttttaattttatttaattgatatattaatttgtgtattcattgttattataataattttttaatttatttagaatctAAGTATCTATTAAATTTGTAAGGTATATAATAGCACATGAGTTTCTACTATACTATAAAAAATACTCATAAAgtagttaaaaaaatttaataaatttatatactaatttattaaatcttttttatattatgactttcataataataataatttacatatataacGCGCGTGACGAATAATGCTAGTacgtatatatatgtatcaattaaaattcaaaattcctCTACcttgaataaatttaaatttgacaaagtatcaagaaaataatattttaatacattcATATACCAATTAGCAAAAAGCAACTCTAAAGTATTCaaactttaataaatttaaatttttcaagcAGTAAGTCAATAAAGTCTTCAATAAGTGGGTGATTTAGTATACTTTTTTATACACCTTAAAGCTGAATACAATAGCGCTTAATCTATATGAGTAAAGTTATAATCTCTGTCATGTTAAAGTATGTACTAAAGACAAGGAGTTGTTACATaacttttgttaattttattttaatttgataataaaattaattttgaataaatttgatatctgattatattattaaattactagtttAATCCTTCGACTAACACGAAAGGGGATAATAGTTGgttttattaaaactcaaaaaaattttaatgtaataaaaaatacagaTACTGAGTCACATATTAGACAAAATCTCAGAagataaatagtatttaactcaaaactaaataaaaatattttatttacagaaaataaaactaaaaaaattttagcACGTAAAAAGTtacaaatttatatgtatgaattttaaaagatatattataatgaagtacaaaatttttattttaatttataacaaataaaactaaCATCTCCAAGTTGCAAGCTAAAGATTGCAAAGGCGTACTTTGTTATGCTGCTggtccaaaaaagaaaattgctaGTGAGTCCCTACTTACTCAAGGGGGCctgaaatttttgaattttggcGCATAATATTTGTTTTAGGTTCGTTTGGTCTGAATTTggaaaaaatctaattattctTTACAGGTTTAAGccaagtttatatatttttaaaatggatCATACTCACATAAACAGTTAAACTGGATTCAAGTCGAAGCtaaaagaatttagaaaaaataataaaatatatatccatatttttaaaaatatttctgaaaagtttcaaaaaatttaaacgaGTTTTGATACAAAAATTATCGGTAGGGGAAGGAAGGTGAAAACTCCCTGCACGACAGTCTcatctaataataaatacaaacaaACTATGGCCCTTGTGTTTACAAAATGATCATGGAAAGTTGTGATATCACTCCTTCAGATCTAATCCCTTAATCTCTcaatcaaaagaaaacaacctttcttttgttttggcACAAAAAGTCtgaattgaaagaaaaactctGATAGAAAAGGAATCTCAAGAGGGTTTCAATTGTGGAGTACAAAACTAAAATACAGACCCAGCAAATGTATAACCTGGGTCAGTATCTACAAGAAAATGCTTAGAAATGGCAAGTGGCAACCATCATCAGGCTTGCCGACAAGCTGAAAGAAGACCCTTTTCTGTCTATGATCTGCATTTCCAAAAACAGTTCCAACTCCAATGGATCTAACTACACCTATTTAAAAATTGGAAGGAATAAACTccatcatttaatttttttaatattttaatttttaatttaatctaataaacacccaaattttattttttaacctCTTAaacatttttaactttttatttaatctaatagacactttaaccttttttttttaataacattTACCCACTTACAAATAGTAAATATGGACATATTGCCATATAtgttaaaaagtatttaaatattacaaaaaaaaagtacaaaTGTCTATTAAGTTAtatcaaaagttaaaaagttatatcaaaaattaaaagtgtaAAAATGACCAAATGAACAAAAATTCGGATTTGCAAATATGTATTTTACCTAAAAATTGCCAACAGTGTATCCTACCCTATTTCtctgcaaaataaaaagaaaatcttacaAAAAATTTGCAGCACCATTTTCAAATATCAGTTGAACATTTCTGGATGAGTTAGCCAAATGAAATTCATTCGGATAAAAATTGACCACAAAGCAGAAGGAATGCATGCCATAGAACAATCCCTTCCATCCCTGGCGGTTTCTTCCTCAATCATGGCTGTTGGCAAGACCCCTGGCCCCTCACAAATTTCGCGAGACAGTTGCCTCAATTACAACAATCTGTCCGGTTCACTAATGAAACATCAATGATGGGCCCCTCCCTAAATTCTGTAATTCAGCAAATGAGGAATTCATATTGCTTAGAAGGAGAGAAGATCTTCATAAAAGACCCATCCAAACTTATAAAAGTATAGTGCAAGAAGAGAAAATTGTAAAACAAATGACACCAATCAACTTCCAACCAAAGATCACAAAGGATTGATGATATGTacatttacaaaaaaaaaaaaaaaagcacttTTAATGCACTGATTATGCATTATTGTAGAGGATAACGAGAACTAAAACTTTGTAATGTTAAGTTGAGATTCTTAAAAGACCACAATGTTGGTCTTTGGCTCTGACCATAAGAATTCAGCCAGCTACAGATCCATTAAGTTTCTCCTTTACAAAGCATATTTCAGACTGAAGCCACAAAATAACCACCCCATGGCTAAAGCTTGGCTTGGCGTGGACAATTCACACAAGCTCTAAGGACTGAATACctaagcaaagaaaaagaaaaatgaagaggggaaaaaaaataaactaaccAAACCCAGCAAAGCAACTTGTGGAAGTAGATTCAGCAGCTCAACAGAAGTACTTATTGGAAGGTGATATATGCCCTCTTGAAAAAGGAGAACACAATTCAAACAGATCTTCAACCTCCAGTTGCAGTGCGAGCCCCTCCTAGTGAATAAAATCACCGTCAGTCTCAGAAGTTGCAAATCCTAAACAAGgctcaaaataaaagaaatcaaactAGTTTATGTCAGTCAACTCATAATATGCTTCTATCTACTTCTTCTACTTGGTAAGACCGTTTCCGAGGTTTCTAATTgcaacataaagaataacctCTCTGCAGAGGCTATCGTGACTAATTTACTGCACAGAATTTCACCTTTCAGTTTAGTATAGACTTAGCAAAAGAACGTAAATATCCTTTAGGCTTCATCAAACAATAAACATGTAGACTTTAGCTTCTAAGCAACAAGGGAAAACAAAGTCAGAACAAATTTAATTAGCCTGGGCATATAAACTAGTAGTCATCAGGTTCTTATGAGGAATCAGACTCATATGGCATATGGACTATCAATCAGACAAAATGAGACTGCATAAACGATGAGCAGACAAAATGTAAAACGGAAAAAAAATACCaatctaaaaataatctaGAATGTAGACTTTTTGAGACAAAATGAATATAATCAAAAGCACCgtaaaaagattatataagTACATCTCACAGATCATCTCACCATTTTCCTCTCAATAAGCCTAAAAGGTTTCTTTTTACCATCTGAGTGCTAATGCAGTTCTGCAGAATCCAATCTCTCTAACATGCCTTCTCTTATTGCACCGCTTTTAGGACATTGAAAGACCGTAGAATAGAGAGAAAACAAAGCCATTGAACTTTTAACGTTATGACAAAATATTACTTTGATGTCTATACATGTGTGATTGCAAATGATGGGAAAATGCCTTATTAAGCTGAATATCCTCCTTTCCCCTAGCCACTACAATTAGCACCAGCACAAGCAGCAAATATTGCACTGCAAATAACTCAGAAATAATACGCAAACAGAATACGCCATGCAATTAACAACAGCGCCtgtaattcataaataaaatgcaTACTTCCTCAtctaaaaaaatgaaaaatagattaTGAAACTACAGGTAACCCCAGGGAATAACAAGACACAAAATACAGACCCACAGttccaattataaattatactcTTATACCATTTTTATGACAAATGATATACtgaatttagtaatttatcaGCAGTAGAGCTACATAAGTATGCAAGCCTTCAGTTATTTCCAAGCACACTTTTTTTTATCCATTCCTAACCTTCTTCTAAACTTGAACAGTTCATTACTCTTAATGTAATAGTTTCTAGACATCTTTGTTAACTAATAGTAGGTAGATAGAAAATAGCAGCATCAAAATTAGCCTCCAGCTCAGCAAAAATAATACCTTTaatgaaaaggagaaaaagaacaaCTAAGAAAACCAttacaagaaataaaaaaaataaagaaccatAAGAAAAATCTTTATAATCTTAGCATCAAAATGGAGCTTTAGAGAGCGAGAACCACGTAGACAGACAATGTTCTCAAAGGCTCTGTAAATTTTACCCTCGTACTGTTTATGAATTCATCACAGAATGATTGACTTTGCTTAATAGGAGGTCTAATTAGCTAATAGAAATTCTTATCACCCAACAGTTTAGAACGAATAGTACAAGTTTTAAAAGAGCATCAGGACtccattaaaaaataaaaaagctattgtgatttaattgaaatacaGCACAAAGTATTAGCACTTATGACACAAGTATCCAATTAAATCTGCATTGCAAGACCAATAAGCTCCAGGctcttaatattattttcaaccCCATATAGGCACTTACAATTGATGTATGGCTGATGAATTCCTATATTACAAAAGCCACACTAgtaagaaagaaatgaaatataCATGTTGATTGGAACAGAAAAATGGACCAAATAAAATCACTTGTTGGTTATTTAATCAACTGAATCCATAATATGAATAAGGAGAAAACGATACGTACTTGAAGTCTTACCTTTTCTCTTGTTTGTGCTGGAAGAATTTCCATTACCATTGTCATTTGTTAATACATTCCCAAGTCCACAGCTAGGAAGCTCCTTTGCTGCTGAGTTCTGATTTGCCAGGCACTGCAGATTATCAAAATCGCAACCATTAAAACCTTGCCCATTTAAGGCAATACCATCATCACTTCTTCCATCCACCCCTGGATGCAGGCAATAAACCTGATCATTGCACTGCATATTACATGGATTCATTACATAAGCACCAGAATAATTTGGATTAGGGAAGTTCACATCATTAGCTGATTTCTGATATGGAAAAGATCCAATCTCCCCTTCAATCCTTCCCCGTATGTCCACAAGCAAACACTTGAGCCTTGCAACCTCAGCCTCCAATGCAGCTTGTCCCTGCAGTCTCTTCAGCAGTTGCTGATTCAAAGCCCTCAATTTCACAACCTCATCCTCTAAAGATGCAGCCCttgccttcttcttctccCTATACTTCCGAACAGCCTCTCTGTTTCCTAAGGGGCGTTTCTTCGACTTCTTTTCAGTTGACTCAGCAGTATCATCAGTCCCAGTCTTATCGTCAGAAGGTGCAGATACAATTTTAGTGTGCACATGAAAGCAAGTATGGGTGTGAGAATAATCAGGTCCAGGAGGGTTACAAGTGTGCGTATGAGTACAAGCATGAGTATCCTTGAGTAGTTCATCAAAAAAACTATCCATTGAACAATTATTTGGCATCTCACCCATGTTTGTACCCGAAAATACTTCTTGGTGCGAGAAATCTAGCTCACCATCGTCCATTAAAGCAAGACAAAGAGACCCAGATGCAAAATCTAGGGAAAATTGAGATAAATTGGGGCCTTCGACATACACCAAATGATATTTCGGGTcaagattttagatttttgacCAAACGGCAACTATAATCAGACCGGAAGATACGTGCCAGTGCTTGTAAGCTGTAAACAGTAAAAGAAACAACAATTCAATCAAAACCCCAAAAGCAAAGTGCAAAATTTCCAAACTTgtcaattacaacaaagaaACGGGCCCAAAAAAAAAACGACAAAATTCAATCTGGGAATTAGGAGTCTAGTTCGATTAAATTAAGGTTAAGCGGCAAGCAAACAGAGAGAACGGAATCAAGATGGAATCCGTGAAAGATCATTATCATCATGGTTGCGGACTTAAAATTGAAACCCTAGAAAACATCAAGTGGTGttcaaaaattaagaaaaaagaaaggactTTTAAAAGGAACCCAAAAGGAAGAAAGtgatataaaaacaaaaggaagtGAAAATGAGCGTACCAGAAACGAGCAATTGTTGATTCTTCTGAAGAGACAGATTCCACGAAACAAAagctctctctt is a genomic window containing:
- the LOC8266428 gene encoding basic leucine zipper 19 isoform X3, translated to MDDGELDFSHQEVFSGTNMGEMPNNCSMDSFFDELLKDTHACTHTHTCNPPGPDYSHTHTCFHVHTKIVSAPSDDKTGTDDTAESTEKKSKKRPLGNREAVRKYREKKKARAASLEDEVVKLRALNQQLLKRLQGQAALEAEVARLKCLLVDIRGRIEGEIGSFPYQKSANDVNFPNPNYSGAYVMNPCNMQCNDQVYCLHPGVDGRSDDGIALNGQGFNGCDFDNLQCLANQNSAAKELPSCGLGNVLTNDNGNGNSSSTNKRKGGARTATGG
- the LOC8266428 gene encoding basic leucine zipper 19 isoform X1; translated protein: MDDGELDFSHQEVFSGTNMGEMPNNCSMDSFFDELLKDTHACTHTHTCNPPGPDYSHTHTCFHVHTKIVSAPSDDKTGTDDTAESTEKKSKKRPLGNREAVRKYREKKKARAASLEDEVVKLRALNQQLLKRLQGQAALEAEVARLKCLLVDIRGRIEGEIGSFPYQKSANDVNFPNPNYSGAYVMNPCNMQCNDQVYCLHPGVDGRSDDGIALNGQGFNGCDFDNLQCLANQNSAAKELPSCGLGNVLTNDNGNGNSSSTNKRKGKTSRGARTATGG
- the LOC8266428 gene encoding basic leucine zipper 19 isoform X2, with the translated sequence MDDGELDFSHQEVFSGTNMGEMPNNCSMDSFFDELLKDTHACTHTHTCNPPGPDYSHTHTCFHVHTKIVSAPSDDKTGTDDTAESTEKKSKKRPLGNREAVRKYREKKKARAASLEDEVVKLRALNQQLLKRLQGQAALEAEVARLKCLLVDIRGRIEGEIGSFPYQKSANDVNFPNPNYSGAYVMNPCNMQCNDQVYCLHPGVDGRSDDGIALNGQGFNGCDFDNLQCLANQNSAAKELPSCGLGNVLTNDNGNGNSSSTNKRKGFATSETDGDFIH